In Salvelinus namaycush isolate Seneca chromosome 36, SaNama_1.0, whole genome shotgun sequence, one DNA window encodes the following:
- the LOC120030643 gene encoding E3 ubiquitin-protein ligase pellino homolog 1-like, giving the protein MVLEGSSEALCPPPSLELRPSCNKSQPSPPLGSCSTPHDGLFPGDKEPVKYGELIVLGHNGSLANGDKGRRRSRLALYKRPKANGVKPDVIHNVSTPLVSKALSNKSQHSISYTLSRSHSVIVEYTHDTNTDMFQIGRSTESMIDFVVTDTAGSSTSGGGGGWQVQGAAGEGVGGGGQSAQSTISRYACRIMCERNAPYTARIYAAGFDSSKNIFLGERAAKWRTSDGLMDGLTTNGVLVMHPAGDFVSEPAPGVWREISVCGNVFALRETRSAQQRGKLVENESNTLQDGSLIDLCGATLLWRTPTGLRRTPTLKQLESLRQELNAARPQCPVGFNTLAFPSLARREIVDKKQPWVYVNCGHVHGYHNWGYRKDKGHNVGPGGMAPASTGERECPMCRRVGPYVPLWLGCEGGLYLDAGPPTHAFCPCGHVCSEKTVAGWSQIPLPHGTHAFHAACPFCGTWLTGEQGHIKLIFQGPVD; this is encoded by the exons ATGGTTTTGGAGGGTAGCTCGGAGGCCCTGTGTCCCCCGCCCTCACTGGAGCTGCGCCCGTCCTGCAACAAGAGCCAGCCCTCGCCTCCCCTGGGCTCATGCTCCACGCCCCACGACGGACTCTTCCCCGGGGACAAGGAGCCCGTCAAATACGGGGAGCTCATCGTCTTAGG GCACAATGGTTCCTTGGCCAATGGGGATAAGGGGCGAAGGAGAAGTCGTCTGGCCCTCTACAAGAGACCCAAAGCCAACGGGGTCAAACCTGATGTCATCCACAATGTCTCGACCCCTCTGGTGTCAAAG GCCCTCAGCAACAAAAGCCAGCACAGCATCTCTTACACCCTGTCCAGGAGTCACTCGGTCATTGTAGAGTACACTCATGACACCAACACAGACATGTTTCAG ATCGGGCGTTCTACAGAGAGCATGATTGACTTTGTGGTGACGGACACAGCGGGCAGCAGCACCAGTGGTGGTGGCGGTGGGTGGCAGGTCCAGGGGGCGGCAGGCGAGGGGGTCGGAGGAGGGGGGCAGTCGGCCCAGAGCACAATCTCCCGCTACGCGTGCCGCATAATGTGCGAGCGCAACGCCCCTTACACGGCCCGCATCTACGCCGCCGGCTTCGACTCCTCCAAAAACATCTTCCTGGGG GAGCGGGCTGCCAAATGGCGAACGTCAGACGGCTTGATGGACGGCCTGACCACCAATGGCGTGTTGGTGATGCACCCGGCGGGAGATTTTGTGTCGGAGCCGGCGCCAGGCGTGTGGCGGGAGATCTCGGTGTGCGGGAACGTCTTCGCCCTGCGGGAGACGCGCTCGGCCCAACAGAGGGGAAAATTG GTGGAGAACGAGTCCAACACCCTGCAGGACGGCTCTCTGATTGACCTGTGCGGCGCCACCCTCCTGTGGCGTACCCCGACGGGCCTGCGCCGCACCCCCACCCTCAAGCAGCTGGAGTCCCTCCGCCAGGAGCTGAATGCCGCCCGGCCCCAGTGCCCCGTGGGTTTCAACACCCTGGCCTTCCCCAGCCTGGCCCGGCGAGAGATTGTTGACAAGAAGCAGCCCTGGGTCTATGTCAACTGTGGTCACGTGCACGGCTACCACAACTGGGGCTACCGGAAAGACAAGGGCCACAACGTGGGCCCCGGGGGGATGGCTCCGGCGAGTACCGGGGAGAGGGAGTGCCCCATGTGCCGGCGCGTGGGCCCCTACGTGCCCCTGTGGCTTGGCTGCGAGGGCGGGCTGTACCTGGACGCTGGGCCACCGACGCACGCCTTCTGCCCCTGCGGCCACGTGTGCTCTGAAAAAACTGTGGCGGGCTGGAGCCAAATCCCGCTGCCGCACGGAACGCACGCCTTCCACGCCGCATGCCCCTTCTGCGGCACCTGGCTGACTGGCGAGCAGGGGCACATCAAACTCATCTTTCAGGGGCCCGTCGACTGA